A single window of Solea solea chromosome 9, fSolSol10.1, whole genome shotgun sequence DNA harbors:
- the usp24 gene encoding ubiquitin carboxyl-terminal hydrolase 24 isoform X5 produces METEEEQHITTLLCMGFPDPDVIRKALRLAKNDINEAVALLTNESPGLGYGYEPMESGPAPGTSSTGDGENSGRTGTGGFDPPPAYHDVVESERSNDENGNCSGGSMEFPTTNLYELESRVFTDHWSIPYKREESLGKCLIASTCLARHSLADADENCKRFMERCMPEAFKKLLTSSAVHKWGTEIHEGIYNMLMLLVELVAERVKQDPVPVNLMGVLTMAFNPDNEYHFKNRMKASQRNWAEVFGEEANMFAVSPSSTYQKEPHGWLVDLVNRFGELGGFTSIQTKLNAEEIEIACVSALVQPLGVCAEYLNSSLVQPMLDPVIHKMITYVQNLEEKDLKDKRLVSIPDLLSAIKLLCMRFQRELVAVVDDLRLDTLLRMLKTPHFSTKMNSLKEVTKLIEESTVSKTVKNAIDTDKLLDWLVENSVLSIALEGNIDQAQYCERIKGIIELLGSKLSLDELSKIWRIQAGQSSTVIENIHTIIAAAAVKFSFDQLTHLFVLIQKSWEIESDRVRQKLLSLIGRIGREARSEATTGKVLEVLWELAHLPTLPTSLVQQALDEHLGILSDAYAVKETVKRSYIIKCIEDIKKTHTQEDIKGSDTQSSFLTGSWGKKKANSLTKASQQSSPQAVWVVPALRQLHEITRSFIKQTYQKQDKSIIQDLKKNFEIVKLITGSLVCCHRLGVTAAGNNGLSSSTLVDGRYTYQEYLDSHLRFLAFFLQEASLYLVWNRAKELWECLVSGPDVCELDREMCFEWFTKGQHDLESDVQQQLFKEKILKLEPYEITMNGFNLFKTFFENVNLCDHRLKRQGTQLCVERLDLAGMDFIWRIAMETPDEEIANEAIQLIITYSYTNLNPKMKKDSVSLHKKFIADCYKRLEAASSALGGPTLTHAVTRATKMLTATAMPTVATSVQSPSRYRGGFGSTKLVIIERLLLLAERYVITIEDMYSVPRTILPHGASYNGHPVTLHITYESTKDTFSVETHSNETIGSIRWKISEHLSCPVDNVQIFANDSVLTMNRDQKLLSQLGFSDEQTLTVKSSGTGTPSGSSESSASASSSSSSAVFNSAYALEQEKSLPGVVMALVCNVFEMLYQLANLDETRITLRVRKLLLLIPTDPEVQDALDNFVPKESSVWSHQKTLFTLGQGAGSRSPSMATKQQHQPSAASILESLFRSSAPGMSTFRVLYNLEVLSSKLMPTSDDEMAKTSSKSFCENFLKAGGLSLVVNVMQRDSIPSEVDYETRQGVYSICLQLARFLLVGQSMPAALDDDVIRDGEALSSRPFRNASRSGRQLSLCGTPEKSTYRQMSLSERSSIRVEEIIPAARVAIQTMEVDDFTSTVACFMRLTWAAAAGRLDLVGSPQPIRETHSSLVSQGVRTRVSSTGSNCSSSSEGETIPTALHAGICVRQQSVSIKDAIIAREALSLLVTCLQLRCQQLCSFYNLPSVNDFIIDILLGSPSEEIRRVACDQLYTLSQSDTSAFNELQKPNLFLLSVILTAQLPLWSPTSVMRGVNQRLLSQCTEYFDLRCQLLDDLTTSEMEVLKVSAAAMLEDEISWLDNFEPSWSSEMETSEADNILLAGHLRLIKTLLSLCGNEKEQLGPSLIQQLLDDFLFRASRIIINSSNPTPSPAPSHDFHPKCSTASSRLAAYEVLVMLADSSLSNLRLITKELMSMHHQPDSSLCKEFDYLPPVESRSVSGFVGLKNGGATCYMNAVFQQLYMQPGLAEAFLSIEDDTDQPEESVFYQVQSLFGHLMESKLQYYVPENFWKIFKMWNKELYVREQQDAYEFFTSLVDQLDEHLKKMGREQIFKNTFQGIFSDQKICKDCPHRYEREETFMALNLGVTACQSLEISLDQFVRGEVLEGSNAYYCERCKEKRTTVKRTCIKSLPSVLCIHLMRFGFDWESGRSIKYDEQIRFPWVLNMEPYTVSGMARQDCSGEGGEGRADGTSGGSPRKKVTISENYELVGVVVHSGQAHAGHYYSFIKDRRGSARGRWYKFNDNVVEEFDMNDETLEYECFGGEYRPKVYDQSNPYPDVRRRYWNAYMLFYQKISDQNSPVLPKKSRVSIMRQEAEDLTLSAPSSPDVSPQSSPRPPRANNDRLTLLTRLVRKGEKKGLFVEKMPASIYQIVRDENLKFMRNRDVYNSDYFNFTLSLASVNATKLKHPDYQPMAKESLQLAVNFLFHTYLHTKKKLRVDTEEWMATVEVLLSKSSEACQWMVQYLVGPEGREITKVCLLESSVREVRVVVASILEKTMESALHFGDPGIDNMTDALLSLLDKDVPENVKNCAQYFGLFSNFAQRGCGPCQLLLKHSAYRRMLIFLLGPNRQNNQNRRWSPAQAREFLHLHSTLALITLHSDLDPQRTQAPGGFKLRVSHVPSTTPLLPLHTDILTSLFTPEGQPYLFEVMFAMRELSGPMSLLIEMVTYCSYCNEPFSLGVLQLLKTQLESAPPHELKNVFQMLQELLVVEDPLQSQRLKYAFESEKGLLALMHQSNNVDSRRCYQCVKFLVTLAQKCAPAKDYFKDLSAHWSWAVQWLQKKMTEHYWTPQSNVSNETSTNKTFQRTISAQDTLAYATALLNEKEQSGSSNGSDGSPANESADRSLRQGSESPMMLGDSKSDLEDVDP; encoded by the exons ATGGAGACCGAAGAGGAGCAGCACATAACGACGCTCCTCTGCATGGGGTTCCCAGACCCAGACGTGATTCGGAAAGCGCTCCGTCTGGCAAAGAATGACATCAACGAGGCAGTGGCGCTGCTGACCAACGAAAGCCCCGGACTCGGGTATGGATACGAGCCGATGGAGAGTGGGCCTGCCCCGGGCACGAGCTCCACTGGGGACGGTGAAAACAGCGGGCGTACTGGGACGGGAGGGTTTGACCCCCCGCCCGCATACCACGACGTGGTGGAGAGCGAG AGGAGCAATGATGAGAATGGGAACTGCTCTGGGGGAAGCATGGAGTTCCCCACCACTAACCTGTATGAGCTGGAGAGTCGAGTCTTTACCGACCACTGGTCAATACCTTACAAGAGAGAGGAGTCCCTGGGCAAGTGCCTCATCGCTTCCACCTGCCTCGCCAGGCACA GTCTTGCTGATGCCGATGAGAACTGCAAGCGCTTTATGGAACGCTGCATGCCGGAGGCCTTTAAAAAG TTGCTGACCAGCAGTGCTGTACACAAATGGGGCACAGAGATCCATGAGGGGATCTACAATATGCTAATGTTGCTGGTGGAGTTGGTTGCAGAGAGAGTCAAGCAAGACCCTGTACCTGTAAACCTAATGGGAGTGCTGACTATG GCCTTCAACCCTGATAATGAGTACCATTTCAAAAATCGGATGAAGGCCTCTCAGAGGAACTGGGCTGAAGTTTTCGGAGAAGAGGCCAACATGTTTGCGGTTTCTCCCAGCAGCACTTATCAGAAA GAGCCTCATGGTTGGCTGGTCGATTTGGTGAATCGA TTTGGAGAGTTGGGAGGATTCACTTCCATCCAGACTAAGCTCAACGCAGAGGAAATCGAAATTGCT tgtgtgtcagcTCTGGTCCAGCCTCTTGGAGTTTGTGCAGAATATCTAAATTCCAGCCTTGTCCAG cCCATGCTTGATCCAGTCATCCACAAAATGATCACATATGTACAGAATCTGGAGGAAAAGGATCTTAAAGACAAG CGTCTGGTCAGCATCCCCGACCTGCTTTCGGCAATCAAGCTGCTGTGTATGAGGTTTCAGAGGGAACTGGTTGCTGTGGTGGATGACCTTCGCCTAGACACACTGCTGCGTATGCTCAAAACCCCCCATTTTTCCACCAAGATGAACTCCCTCAAAGAG GTCACAAAGTTAATAGAAGAGAGCACTGTGTCTAAGACGGTGAAAAATGCTATTGACACAGATAAACTGCTTGACTGGCTTGTAGAGAATTCCGTCCTGTCAATAGCACTTGAGG GTAACATTGATCAAGCTCAATACTGTGAAAGGATAAAGGGAATAATTGAGCTCCTGGGGAGTAAACTTTCACTTGATGAACTCTCAAAGATCTGGAGAATCCAG GCAGGCCAGTCCTCAACTGTGATAGAAAACATTCATACaatcattgctgctgctgctgtgaagttCAGCTTTGACCAACTCACCCACCTCTTTGTGCTCATACAGAAG AGCTGGGAGATTGAGAGCGACCGTGTGAGGCAGAAGCTGCTCAGTCTGATTGGGAGGATTGGCAGAGAAGCTCGCTCTGAAGCTACAACTGGAAAG GTGCTGGAGGTGCTCTGGGAGTTGGCTCATCTCCCCACTCTCCCTACCAGTCTTGTCCAGCAGGCGCTGGATGAGCACCTGGGGATCTTGAGTGATGCCTATGCTGTCAAAGAGACGGTGAAACGCAGTTACATCATTAAATGTATAGAAGACATTAAGAAG ACTCACACTCAGGAGGACATTAAAGGCAGCGACACTCAAAGCTCATTTCTAACTGGCTCTTGGGGCAAGAAGAAAGCTAACTCTTTGACCAAA GCCTCTCAGCAGAGCAGTCCTCAGGCAGTCTGGGTCGTTCCTGCTCTCCGTCAGCTGCACGAGATCACTCGTTCTTTCATCAAGCAGACCTATCAAAAGCAAGACAAG AGCATCATTCAGGACCTGAAGAAGAACTTTGAGATTGTCAAACTAATCACAGGGTCCCTTGTGTGCTGCCATCGGCTTGGTGTGACTGCTGCAGGAAATAATGGTCTCTCAAGCTCGACCCTGGTAGATGGACGATACACCTACCAagag TATCTGGACAGCCACCTACGCTTCCTGGCCTTCTTCCTCCAGGAGGCCAGCCTCTATCTGGTCTGGAACCGAGCTAAAGAGCTATGGGAGTGTCTGGTGTCAGGGCCAGATGTTTGTGAACTTGACCGTGAG ATGTGTTTTGAGTGGTTCACCAAAGGACAGCATGACCTTGAGAGTGATGTTCAGCAGCAGCTCTTCAAGGAGAAGATATTGAAACTGGAGCCCTATGAGATCACCATGAATG gttttaatctttttaagACCTTCTTTGAGAACGTTAATCTGTGTGATCATCGCCTTAAACGCCAAGGAACTCAGCTG TGTGTGGAGCgccttgacctggcagggatGGATTTTATCTGGCGCATCGCCATGGAAACCCCTGATGAAGAAATAGCCAATGAAGCAATCCAGCTCATTATCACATACAGCTACACCAACCTCAATCCCAAGATGAAGAAG GATTCTGTATCTTTGCACAAGAAGTTCATTGCCGATTGTTACAAGAGACTCGAG GCTGCTAGCTCAGCCCTGGGTGGGCCAACTCTGACGCATGCAGTTACTAGGGCAACCAAGATGTTGACGGCCACTGCCATGCCGACTGTGGCCACGTCTGTACAATCACCATCAAGGTACAGAGGGGGGTTTGG ATCCACTAAGCTGGTTATAATCGAAAGACTGCTGCTGTTGGCTGAGCGTTATGTTATTACTATAGAG GATATGTACTCAGTTCCTCGTACTATTCTACCTCATGGGGCTTCGTATAATGGACACCCTGTAACTCTTCACATTACCTATGAGTCAACCAAAGACACTTTCAGCGTTGAG ACCCACAGTAATGAGACAATAGGAAGTATCCGATGGAAGATATCTGAGCACTTGAGCTGTCCGGTGGATAATGTCCAGATCTTTGCCAATGACAGTGTG TTGACCATGAATCGCGACCAGAAGCTGCTGTCACAGCTTGGCTTCAGCGATGAGCAGACCTTGACTGTGAAGAGCTCAGGCACTGGCACCCCTTCTGGCAGCTCTGAGTCCTCAGCCTCTGCTTCAAGCAGCTCCAGTTCTGCTGTCTTCAACTCAGCCTATGCCTTGGAGCAG GAGAAGTCCTTACCTGGTGTGGTGATGGCTTTGGTGTGCAATGTGTTTGAGATGCTTTACCAGCTGGCTAACCTTGATGAAACCAG GATCACCCTACGTGtgaggaagctgctgctgcttatccCAACAGACCCAGAAGTGCAGGATGCTCTCGACAACTTTGTTCCCAAAGAATCCAGCGTCTGGAGTCACCAG AAGACACTCTTCACCCTCGGGCAGGGAGCAGGCTCTCGCTCTCCATCTATGGCAACCAAGCAGCAGCACCAGCCCAGTGCTGCATCCATTCTAGAGTCCCTGTTCAGATCCTCAGCACCTGGCATGTCCACCTTCAGAGTGCTGTACAACCTGGAG GTTTTGAGCTCAAAGCTTATGCCCACATCGGATGATGAGATGGCCAAAACCAGCAGCAAGTCCTTCTGTGAGAACTTCCTCAAAGCAGGAGGACTCAG TCTGGTGGTGAATGTGATGCAGAGAGATTCAATACCATCGGAGGTGGACTATGAGACCAGACAAGGGGTTTATTCAATTTGTCTTCAGTTGGCCAG GTTTCTTCTGGTCGGTCAGAGCATGCCTGCAGCActggatgatgatgtcatcagagatgGCGAGGCACTGTCATCTCGTCCATTTCGTAATGCGAGTAGGAGTGGGCGACAGCTGTCTCTATGTGGAACTCCAGAGAAGTCCACTTACAGACAGATGTCTCTGTCTGAGCGCTCGTCCATTAGAGTGGAGGAGATCATACCTGCTGCCCGTGTAGCTATTCAG ACCATGGAAGTGGACGACTTCACCTCCACTGTGGCCTGTTTTATGCGTCTGACATGGGCAGCTGCTGCAGGCCGACTGGATCTGGTTGGCAGCCCACAGCCAATTAGAGAGACCCATAGTTCACTTGTGTCCCAGGGAGTCCGCACCAGGGTCAGCAGTACAG GAAGTAACTGCAGCTCCAGCAGTGAGGGGGAGACTATACCAACAGCATTGCATGCGGGAATATGTGTCAGACAGCAGAGTGTCTCCATCAAAGATGCCATCATCGCTCGGGAGGCACTGTCACTGCTGGTTACCTGTCTGCAGCTACGTTGTCAGCAACTAT GTTCTTTTTACAACCTACCCTCTGTCAACGATTTCATTATCGATATTCTGCTGGGATCTCCCAGCGAAGAG ATCCGTCGTGTAGCGTGTGATCAGTTGTACACTCTCAGCCAGTCTGACACTTCAGCCTTCAATGAACTCCAGAAACCCAACCTGTTCTTGCTCTCAGTCATTCTCACAGCTCAGCTGCCACTATGGAGTCCCACATCTGTCATGAGAGGAGTCAACCAGAG GTTGCTGTCCCAGTGTACTGAGTACTTTGACCTAAGATGTCAGCTTCTGGATGACCTAACCA CATCAGAAATGGAAGTGTTAAAAGTGAGCGCAGCGGCCATGCTGGAGGATGAGATCTCCTGGCTCGATAACTTTGAGCCCAGCTGGAGCTCTGAAATGGAGACCAGTGAAGCGGACAACATTCTCCTGGCTGGACACCTCAGACTCATCAAGACCTTGCTCTCCCTCTGTGGCAATGAGAAGGAGCAACTTG GCCCATCTCTCATCCAGCAGTTGTTGGACGACTTCTTGTTTCGAGCCTCTCGCATCATCATCAACAGCTCCAACCCCACACCTTCCCCAGCTCCCAGCCATGACTTCCATCCCAA GTGCAGCACAGCCAGCAGCAGACTGGCTGCCTACGAGGTGCTTGTGATGCTGGCTGACAGCTCTCTATCAAACCTCCGCCTCATTACCAAAGAGTTAATGTCCATGCACCACCAGCCTGATTCTTCCCTCTGTAAAGAGTTTGAT TATCTACCCCCAGTAGAAAGCCGGTCAGTCTCAGGTTTTGTTGGACTGAAGAACGGTGGAGCCACATGTTACATGAACGCTGTCTTCCAGCAGCTCTACATGCAGCCAGGCCTGGCAGAG GCTTTCTTGTCCATTGAGGATGACACAGACCAGCCAGAGGAAAGTGTCTTCTACCAGGTGCAGTCTTTGTTTGGACACCTGATGGAGAGCAAATTGCAATACTATGTACCTGAGAACTTCTGGAAG ATCTTCAAGATGTGGAACAAGGAGCTATATGTAAGAGAACAGCAAGATGCATACGAGTTCTTCACTAGCCTAGTGGACCAGCTTGATGAACATCTCAAG AAAATGGGTCGAGAACAGATCTTCAAAAACACCTTTCAGGGAATCTTCTCAGACCAGAAGATTTGTAAAGACTGTCCTCACAG GTATGAGCGCGAGGAAACATTCATGGCTTTGAACCTTGGAGTGACTGCTTGTCAAAGTTTAGAGATCTCTTTAGACCAGTTTGTCAGAGGAGAAGTGCTGGAAGGCAGCAATGCCTACTACTGTGAGAGATGCAAGGAGAAG AGAACCACCGTGAAGCGGACATGCATCAAATCCCTTCCCAGTGTTCTCTGTATTCACCTCATGCGCTTTGGCTTTGACTGGGAAAGTGGACGCTCCATCAAATACGATGAACAGATTAGG TTCCCATGGGTGTTAAACATGGAGCCCTACACCGTCTCTGGGATGGCTCGTCAAGACTGCAGCGGAGAGGGCGGTGAGGGGCGTGCCGACGGGACGTCGGGAGGGTCCCCCAGGAAGAAAGTGACAATTTCTGAGAACTACGAGCTTGTGGGAGTTGTTGTCCACAGTGGTCAAGCACATGCAGGCCATTACTACTCCTTCATTAAAGATAGGCG tGGTAGTGCCCGGGGCCGTTGGTACAAGTTCAACGACAATGTGGTGGAGGAATTCGATATGAATGATGAAACTCTGGAGTACGAGTGCTTTGGAGGAGAGTATCGCCCCAAAGTCTATGACCAGT CCAACCCATATCCTGATGTGCGAAGGAGATACTGGAATGCCTACATGTTGTTTTACCAGAAGATCAGTGACCAGAACTCACCTGTTTTGCCCAAAAAGAGCAGAGTCAGCATCATGAGGCAGGAAGCTGAGGACCTTACACT CTCTGCCCCGTCCTCCCCCGATGTGTCCCCACAGTCCTCTCCTCGCCCCCCAAGGGCCAACAACGACCGTCTCACCCTCCTCACCCGTCTGGTCCgcaaaggagagaagaaaggcCTGTTTGTAGAGAAGATGCCTGCTAGCATCTATCAG ATTGTGCGAGATGAAAATCTGAAGTTCATGAGGAACAGAGATGTCTACAACAGCGACTACTTCAACTTCACTCTGTCTCTCGCATCTGTCAATGCA ACAAAACTGAAGCATCCAGACTACCAGCCTATGGCCAAAGAGAGCCTCCAGCTGGCTGTCAACTTTCTCTTCCACACCTACCTCCATACCAAAAAGAAACTCCG GGTGGACACAGAGGAATGGATGGCCACAGTGGAGGTGTTGCTGTCTAAGAGCAGCGAGGCGTGTCAGTGGATGGTGCAGTACCTGGTTGGACCAGAGGGACGAGAGATCACCAA GGTTTGTCTGTTAGAGTCCAGCGTGAGGGAGGTGAGGGTGGTGGTCGCATCTATCCTGGAAAAGACCATGGAGAGCGCTCTTCACTTTGGAGACCCAGGAATAGACAATATGACCGACGCCCTGCTCTCCTTATTGGACAAAGATGTTCCTGAGAACGTGAAAAACTGTGCGCAGTATTTCGGCCTCTTCAGTAACTTTGCACAGAGG GGTTGTGGTCCATGTCAGTTGTTGTTGAAACACTCAGCTTATCGCCGGATGCTTATCTTCCTGTTGGGACCCAACAGGCAGAATAACCAG AATCGGCGGTGGAGTCCAGCACAGGCTCGGGAATTCCTTCACCTCCACAGCACTCTGGCGCTCATCACTCTGCACAGTGACCTCGACCCTCAACGGACACAAG CGCCAGGTGGGTTTAAACTGCGGGTGAGTCACGTTCCATCCACCACCCCGCTCCTCCCCCTCCATACGGATATCCTGACCTCACTCTTCACTCCAGAGGGACAGCCTTACCTTTTTGAG GTAATGTTTGCCATGCGCGAGTTGTCGGGCCCGATGTCTCTCCTGATAGAGATGGTGACGTACTGCTCGTACTGTAATGAGCCCTTCTCCCTGGGTGTGCTACAGCTACTCAAG ACCCAGCTGGAGTCGGCTCCACCTCATGAACTGAAGAATGTTTTTCAGATGCTGCAGGAGCTACTA GTAGTGGAGGACCCGCTGCAATCACAGAGACTCAAGTATGCTTTCGAGTCCGAGAAAGGCCTGTTAG cCTTAATGCACCAGAGCAACAATGTGGACAGCAGACGCTGCTATCAGTGTGTGAAGTTCCTGGTTACTTTAGCCCAGAA GTGTGCTCCAGCCAAGGATTACTTCAAGGACTTGTCTGCTCACTGGAGCTGGGCGGTGCAGTGGCTACAGAAAAAG ATGACAGAACATTACTGGACTCCACAGAGCAACGTCTCAAATGAGACATCTACTAACAAAACCTTCCAGCGCACCATTTCtgcacag GATACCTTGGCCTATGCCACAGCGTTGTTAAATGAGAAGGAGCAGTCTGGCAGCAGTAACGGCTCTGACGGCAGTCCAGCAAATGAAAGTGCCGACCGCAGCCTCCGACAG GGGTCAGAATCTCCCATGATGCTCGGCGATTCAAAGAGCGATCTAGAAGACGTCGACCCATAG